A region of the Ranitomeya variabilis isolate aRanVar5 chromosome 5, aRanVar5.hap1, whole genome shotgun sequence genome:
AGAaagcatctattttttttttcacctaaaaaaaaacatttggcaatAGGAAGGAATATCCGTCATCTTACCAGGCAGTTGAAGTCTGAAAGGACATCAGTGTTGGACTAACAGTGTCCCCTTTTAAAGTGTGTACAGCATGTGACATCTGATACTGAGTCTGTACTTGGGAAGGCTCCGGTGCTGCTTTATTACATTGCCGCTGTCCTTGCCTCATCCATTTCGCTTGGATCCCCCACCTCGCAAGGTACATTTTACAAATATCATAGTTCATTGCTGAGTAATATAACAGATCTAGAATAAGCAGGACGACCACGAAAAATCCGTAGACCCAAACTCCGACCAGGGCACTGTAGTTACTGtgaaaaaatagacaaaaaaagtaaaaaattcatTACGTGACTAAGACTTTGAAAAAATACTAAAAGAGAGATTATATTCCAATCACGCGAAAGCCACATTCAGAATTCTTCCTGTTTGCACAGATTTGCTAAAAATGGTTCTCTGCTAAAATGCTGTCCCTTAGTGTCTTTCTACAGGCATCTTCTGCTATAATGCATGGTGCTAGATAtagaattaaaggagttgtcctcaCGAGAAAATCCCTTTAAGGGTCTTTTGGGGTTATGGACATTATAGAGCGGGGTCCCCCTATACGATCAGTTCTAATTATGGCATAGTTAAACTGCCCATTTATTCATTTATTACAAAGATGGGTTCAATGAGAATTGTGTAATTCTTCATTTCTCCTCTGGGGGTGCTGCagggaatttgctggatttctagtTAGACTAGAATTGATCGCCATCTGAAACACAGTAATCAGTTTATAAAAGAGCGGGATGGTGTGGGGGGAATTTACCAAAAAAGTGATTGACcaaagtggacaacacctttagccCAATAACAAACCTAGGATAGAAATAGGCCCTACTATTGTTATGATGATtgaggggtgttttttttttttacgacccTACTACCCCATCTACTCAACAATGTTAGATTTTCCTTTGATTCAATTTTTTTTAGACATATCAACCAAAACTTGGTTGGCCAATAGCCTTCATAGGTTTCTGGAAGACCCATAGTTATATCTGTCTATGGTTGTAGTAAGTgctagatctgttgtgaattctgttctcgagctccctcctgtggttatgaatggtacttcggcgagttctgttcatggactccctctggtggctgtgagtggagctgctggttctgaggttccttctccagctgacctcatttaggccttggctggctgctctatttaactccactcagatcgttacttgatgccagctgtcaatgtcctagtactggttcagttctcttggatctttcagatgacctgtctacttcagcaaaagctaagtccctgctagcttatttgttaccacggtgtttttgtccagcttgctattatgattttgtcttgttagctggaagctctgggatgcagagtggcaccaccgcgccgtgagtcggtgcggtgctctcttttgcacactctgcgtgttttttttgttagttttttatgctgaccgcaaagataccttttctatcttcagtctgtttagttaagtctggcctcctttgctgaaacctatttcattcctgtgtttgtgacttccatcttaactcacagtcaatatgtgtgggggggctgcctatttctttggggaatttctctgaggcaaggtaggctgtattttctatctttaggggtagttagctcttaggctgtgaagaggcgtctaggcagagtcaggaacgctccacggctatttctagttgttgtgataggattaggggttgcggtcagcagagctcccacttcccagagctcgtcctgtattactagtttgctcatctggtcatttctagtgctcctaaccaccagttcaatcataacatagATCCCCTTTATTGTATACATTAGTCCCCTGCTCTCAGAACCCAACCACATATTTACCAACAGGGCCACCTCCACAAAAAAATGTAGAAACGTCTCCAAATTGCCACTTCTGGCTAAAAGTTTTATAAGTCCCGCCCCTTTTGAGGTTTGGTTTGCGGAACCGTCCTGCCAAAATTAGAATTGCTGGCAAGTATTCAACCAGTTTTGGCTCCCCTGAATActctgattttattttatttttaaatccaccatacggttccagagatatgaggcTTTTTGTTTAGTTCTAGCTTTTATGATTTTTATGTGAttcctcgggggcgtgtctttaggttcctctgcattattaccctatgAGGTTCGCCAAAGACCATACAAATTAGCACTGAATAAAAatgctcatatctctggaaccgtaagacggatttaaaaaaaataaaaactggaatACTCAAgggaaaagcaaaaataaaataggAGCAAAACACTGGCCACTTCTGACCTGAAGATAGGTCCTATTTATGTAACCGTGTATCCGTGTCTTTAAGCAGACTCAGTTCTATATTTGTCTGGTGAGGTCCGTGCCTTTAAATCTTTGGCTCACAGATGTGGAAGGGAATCATAAAGCATCTTAACTTCACAAGACTGAAAATATTCCTTCTTaacaaacgtgactgacagaaactCCAAAGGGGTCATAACTGATGATCGTAGCTCAGGCATCGAGGATTTCACAAAGAGAGGAAAAATATTCAGAAGACCCCCTGAGAAAATAATTTCACAGCAGAGCATGATGGTTCCGGAATTATCTGACTATGAGGAATGTCATCTCTGACCACACGTGAGGAGTTATGTTGGGGATGGGGCAAGCAGTCTTGGAGGGATTAAAAATCTATGCAAATCTTCGTCATTCAAACATTTGGTTTTCATGATTGCAACATTTTTACGCCATTTTTCTGAATTAATTGGGGCCCAAGTTTATAGTTTATAGGGCCCGGTACTCATTAGGTTGCTGCTTTTGCCACGATTGGCCCGCCATCTAATGTTTACGTTGGCCTCCTAAATCTTCTCCAACTGATGTTGAGGGGAAGAGAAGGATCAGACATGTTGACTTACATCTCCCCATTACTTTGGGGAGTAACGTAGTTGCTTGGCAAATGCATAGTAACCTTGTCCCATTTAACACATGCACACTCAGCCGAACAGAGCACGCACGTGCATTAGGGGTTGGAAGAAATAGTCATAGTCTGACTTTCATAGGAACACAGTCATGATGGGAAAGGAGGTCTTCATCAGATCCCCATCTGATATCGCAAATCGCAACCCATCCACGTCTCACGATCTCGTTGCTGGGATGCCGATGAACTGTTAAAACCACATGCCTTCTGGGCTATGCGTTGTTAATGCCACTATCACAGACTGACAGCTCCTGCTCCACCCACAGTTATTAGAGGCAGATGATCGCTGAATaagacagccatcatctgccaacaAAGATGCAGGTTCAATTCCTGAGCCTGTGTCAGAGTCAGGAAGCCTGTATATTTGGTAACTGTTCAAGGATTAAAGTTTTTTTTCAGTTTAGGAAAACCAATCTCCCTTGGCTGGGCTTTACTCACcctctgtcacgggtgtgtcaggggtaactgacagtcatcctggatctggctgcagaaggtcattACGATTAGCTCaaacaccttcttgatttttgtatcTCTGTTGTAGAGCGTTATTCCTATCCCTTTAGGACCCAACAGTTACCTTCACCTTCTGTTGCTAATTAGACACCTGTGTTGAAGGTTTatattcattcagcgtctgcaccaTGTTGATGGAGTTAGCTCTTACTCGTCTTTGTCTAGTTGGAAGTACTAACAGTCGGTTAGTGCCTTCTAAGAAGTCTCTGGTAGGATTGCTGGTGTGACATTtcggttgtcttctcaagctaagtgctcCCCTAGCTCGTctgtctgtctttagttgtagtggggactgactagtgctCACCCTGTCCTCTCCCTAACCAGGGTCTATCACTagagtcaggcagggattaggttcctgctcgacgataggtgcagaacctatatagggacgtttagggcagacagggtgattttagatctgcctatgGGTCTCTACTCCTCACTTTCTAGTGTCTGGACTCCTCCCTCTCCCCTTTGTTGTGCACTTACTCCTTCCTCACCCAGCGTGACACCCTCCCTGGGTCCTGTGCTGAGTCTTCTCCACTGTTCACGATGTCTATTATTGTCTGTAGTACTAACGTTTTAGCAGTcttgctgcagtcaatcagtgaacTCATCGGCTGTGAATGCCGTCTACTCAGACTGAGATCACTGGTTGAAGAACTATTAACGCAACTTCAGAAAATAACAGACACCGGGAGCAGTGTCAGAGAATCCGCGCTGGACCCGGGAAGGATGAGTAAACAACATAGCTGGGGAAAAGGTGTTCCGAAACCATATAACCCCTTTAAGATTCCAGGGCATCTGAGACACCCCTTTAAGCACTGATCGCTCATGTGCCCCTTGTTATCACCAGCATTGGTCATGTCAGGCGACACAAGAAGATCCAGGTCAACATATGTAATCAAGTGaccatataataaataataatgcatATTACACACTCAGTAATGAGATGCTGACATTTTTCAGAAACTTTCTAGATATTCTATCCCTGGTCTGTGCCTTCAACGTgcaagaaaaaaacaaataaaattatTTCGTAATTTTATAACGCGCTGTTGAAATCCCCAGTCATCTGCCttataaaatgtaaaaatgacTGGAGGGGATCGTGTATCCTCATATAATAAGATTTATGGAGCCAGTGAGAGGAATACATTGGTGCTCACAAAATTCATCTTTGCAAACACAGAGGAAAGTGATTTATTCAGAATAGTAATAAATACCAGACCTCATAAAGTAAGTACCCCCATCAAAATCGGGACAGAGGAATCCAACGTTGTCCAAGGAGATAGGAGAGGTTTACTAAACCTTACAGATTAGAAATTACACATTGTGCCTTCTTCTACGGTCTACACATCATGACACTCCTCTCTCTGAGGAACATAGATACCCTAATTTTATGGGACTTTATGGGGCTTGGAGTAGAAAGAGGAATTATTTATGATTAGTAGATGATGCGACTCAAAGTCCTTATCTCCGTATTCCTGATGGCTCTTGTATGGcggacctccatcattttctctccTTAGTTAAAGTTCTAGAGCTGATAACCAAGCCCACTTATGGAAATGCTCTTATGCCAGTGTATACgttagatggctgttggccgaaCGATGCTTTGGCCAATTGTTTGGCCATCTTACCTGCTGGCTAAGCCGAGCACTACTGTGCTCTCTATGAGAAAGTTGCCGACTAACTAGTTGGCCGGTGGCTTATCTCAATGAGAACGGCAGTACCAAATCGGACATGTGAGATCGATGTGTCTCCTGACCATCAGTTGGCCAGCTCCCCCATACAGATTGGACTATTGGCTGAACCCATTTGTATCAGCAAGTTTAGCCGACCATATGAATGGCCGTTCTTCAGAAGGTCTCTTCTCTCTATCATGGTCTTCAGTCTCGCTCCTGATGTGCTCCTGATTTTTTGGGTTGTTTTCATTCATCTTGTTGTGTGTAATTcttggttttttttacttcaatatgtatttgtattttctgaaaatCTGGGTCCATTCCCTACATCCAGACAAAGATTCAACACATTGGCATTCGTAGAGGACATAAAAATCAAGCCCCTTTCAGAAGATTCTTTACACCACCTCACTCCTTCTTATTCACTCATGACAAGAGATCCTGGTGGTGCCACCACATTTTCACTACATGAGTACATTTTCCACTTTTAGGACTAACATTACAGTCCTGATGGGACTTCTTATCATCAAGTACCAAAAGGACAATGAACCtttgggtaccgtctcacagtggcactttggtcgctacgacggcacgatccgtgacgttccagcgatatacttacgatcttgctgtgtctgacacgctactgtgatcagggaccccgctgagaatcgtacgtcgtagcagattgtttgaaactttctttcgtcgtcaagagtcccgctgtggcggcatgattgcatcgtgtgacaaaggtgtgcacgatattgtatacgatgtgcgcacagtaaccaacggcttctacatcgcaaatacgtcatgaaattatcgctccagcgccgtgcattgtgaagtgtgaccgcagtctactacgctggagcgataatggagcgatgctggagcgtcacggatcgtgccgtcgtagcgaccaaagtgccactgtgagacggtaccttttcTCTCTAGGAACCTTGTACTAGTAATATGAGCTGCTTCCATGATATGTAGTCCTTTAATCAACCTTGTTCTTTGTCCTCCAAGTGTAAGACATAGCTTTAGTTGGTCAAGGAGCCAACAGCCCTATGTCATCGTAAATTATGAAGTTTAACGTTTTCCCCACCACttatcttcttaaagggaaccagtcacccccaaaatcgatgatgaggtaagcccaccgtcatcaggggcttatctatagcattctgtaatgctgtagataagcccccaatgttacctgaaagaggagaaaaagaggttagattatactcacccatgacACAATACAACGAGGCACAAATTTAGATGTTCTCTCTTCCTTTCCCCATACAGATATGAAGTAGTAATGAAGATCTCTTAATTCTGCAGGTGGATCTGCTCTTTAAGCCTATTTCATAAACTGCTCTGTAGGGGGTATACGTTTACCCCATGGTCGTCCCTTAAGATCATCACCGGATCTCCGTGACCTAAtccaaaaacgaggcaaaaatttCTACTACTATTACTTTTAGGTGTCTATCTCCCTTTCCCCACACAGACATGGAGGAGTAATAAAGATGTCTTAATTCTAGAGGTGGATCTGTTCTTTTCGAAATCTTGACTCTCGTAGAATTTAGAATGTTTGTTTTTTATGTGATTGCTCCAaatgaagtgcagcgccccagagtcctggtcgttgcagtactgttgctccgccgctaaggggggctatggtacgtctgatggcactgaaggagttcacctgaccaggtatcacagacaccaatacatttcacagtctggcctccagggggagctaagggcgctat
Encoded here:
- the SHISAL1 gene encoding protein shisa-like-1 isoform X2, producing the protein MTSWAHRFLNGLILFLLVMSSKASSAHFRVCEPYTDHKGRYHFGFHCPRLSDNKSYILCCHHNNTVFKYCCNETEFQNVMQMNLTLGSDGYMHNNYSALVGVWVYGFFVVVLLILDLLYYSAMNYDICKMYLARWGIQAKWMRQGQRQCNKAAPEPSQVQTQYQMSHAVHTLKGDTVSPTLMSFQTSTA
- the SHISAL1 gene encoding protein shisa-like-1 isoform X1; translation: MTSWAHRFLNGLILFLLVMSSKASSAHFRVCEPYTDHKGRYHFGFHCPRLSDNKSYILCCHHNNTVFKYCCNETEFQNVMQMNLTLGSDGYMHNNYSALVGVWVYGFFVVVLLILDLLYYSAMNYDICKMYLARWGIQAKWMRQGQRQCNKAAPEPSQVQTQYQMSHAVHTLKGDTVSPTLMSFQTSTAW